In Sphingobacteriaceae bacterium, the following proteins share a genomic window:
- a CDS encoding GNAT family N-acetyltransferase, with protein sequence MKEPIYRRAVLSDIPQLCALGLASYGQFKQTLGEEWKKMEAGIGNSQTYTKLLEVGVGFVCEQNDKLLGMAFLVPRNNPVGFFEAGWSYIRLVGVLPEHGGQGIGKELTKLCIKQAKESGEEIIALHTSEFQNAARHIYETIGFTKLKEIDKLFNKRYWIYTLNLKA encoded by the coding sequence ATGAAGGAACCTATTTACAGGAGAGCAGTCCTATCTGACATACCACAGCTTTGCGCCTTAGGCCTCGCATCCTACGGGCAGTTTAAGCAAACGCTGGGCGAAGAGTGGAAAAAAATGGAGGCCGGGATCGGCAATTCACAAACCTATACCAAACTTTTAGAAGTAGGGGTAGGCTTTGTCTGCGAACAAAATGATAAACTTCTGGGTATGGCATTTTTGGTGCCGAGAAATAATCCTGTGGGATTTTTTGAAGCAGGCTGGTCGTATATTCGGTTGGTTGGTGTGCTGCCAGAGCACGGTGGCCAGGGCATAGGCAAAGAACTTACAAAACTTTGTATTAAGCAGGCCAAAGAGAGTGGCGAAGAAATTATTGCCCTGCATACCTCTGAGTTTCAGAATGCTGCGCGGCACATTTATGAAACTATAGGATTTACAAAATTAAAAGAGATCGATAAACTCTTCAATAAACGGTATTGGATCTATACTTTAAATTTAAAGGCCTGA
- a CDS encoding aminotransferase encodes MSTLNLKDKFLLNPEVTYLNFGSFGACPKEIFEDYQKFQMELEYEPVQFITVNSLKYLKESREALGAYVGCAADDLVFVTNPSYALNIIAKSLKLNAGDEVLSTDLEYGALDRTWSYYTRKAGAKYIQQAITLPLTTKEAFIENFFKGLTPKTKAIFISHITSSTALLLPVKEICEIAKEKGLITIVDGAHAPGQIPLNLAELKADIYTGACHKWMLTPKGCSFLYVTKALQHLFDPLVVSWGYEAEFPSASQFLDYHQMQGTREYSSFLTVPKALQFMKENNWDEVASNCRALVQKNALRFCDLLGSKPLCPVNDEFLVQMLSIPIKPLSAERLQRYLFQTYAIEIPVMRHREKCYLRYSINGFNSQADLDHLYMALKEVIEVTDFIEVSEHAGN; translated from the coding sequence ATGTCAACGCTTAACCTAAAAGATAAATTTCTTCTTAATCCTGAAGTCACTTATCTCAATTTCGGATCTTTCGGCGCTTGTCCGAAAGAAATTTTTGAGGACTACCAGAAATTTCAAATGGAGCTTGAATATGAGCCCGTGCAGTTTATTACGGTTAACAGCCTGAAGTATTTGAAAGAATCGCGAGAAGCTTTGGGTGCCTACGTTGGTTGTGCTGCAGACGACCTGGTTTTTGTAACCAATCCTTCGTATGCGCTGAATATTATAGCGAAGAGTTTAAAATTAAATGCCGGCGATGAAGTATTAAGTACAGACCTTGAATATGGCGCGCTCGACCGCACCTGGAGCTACTATACCAGGAAAGCCGGCGCAAAGTATATTCAGCAAGCCATAACTTTACCCTTAACTACAAAAGAAGCTTTTATTGAAAACTTTTTTAAAGGCCTCACTCCAAAAACAAAAGCCATATTTATAAGCCATATTACCAGCTCTACAGCTTTACTATTACCGGTAAAAGAAATTTGCGAAATAGCTAAAGAAAAAGGACTGATTACTATAGTAGATGGTGCACATGCACCCGGACAAATTCCATTAAACCTTGCAGAACTAAAAGCAGACATTTATACAGGCGCCTGCCACAAATGGATGTTGACACCGAAAGGCTGTTCTTTTTTATATGTTACAAAAGCACTGCAACACCTCTTCGATCCTTTGGTGGTTAGCTGGGGCTACGAGGCCGAATTTCCTTCTGCTTCACAATTTCTCGACTACCACCAGATGCAGGGCACGCGCGAATATTCTTCTTTCTTAACTGTTCCAAAAGCATTACAGTTTATGAAGGAAAACAATTGGGACGAGGTTGCGTCAAACTGCAGGGCGTTAGTACAGAAAAATGCTTTACGCTTCTGTGATCTTTTAGGCTCTAAACCTTTATGTCCGGTTAATGACGAATTCCTGGTACAAATGCTTAGTATACCTATAAAACCTTTAAGCGCAGAAAGATTACAGCGCTACTTATTTCAAACATACGCTATCGAAATTCCGGTAATGCGTCACCGCGAAAAATGTTACCTGCGCTACTCTATCAATGGCTTTAACTCTCAGGCCGACCTCGACCATTTGTATATGGCACTAAAAGAAGTTATTGAGGTTACCGATTTTATTGAAGTTAGCGAACACGCAGGCAACTAG
- a CDS encoding cell division protein, with translation MSSEAIKNLKEALSVSPDNVPLRLYLAQILMSSANFADAEKEYKLVLDYSKGNLEAKCGLCKACYNQGNYAVAEVLLEELCAMPSIAAEYHLLFAKVLLKDGQHSQAQEQYQQALAKDNTLSDKELDAVFRSPAAQMQSSEENEEQEQFSDKLTIERPSTKFEDIGGMNKVKEEIRLKIIHPITHSELYKAYGKKTGGGILLYGPPGCGKTHIARATAGEVNAKFISVGINDILDMWMGNSEKNLHKLFELARKNTPCVLFFDEVDALGANRSDMKNSTGRHLINQFLSEMDGLDASNEGVLILAATNAPWHLDPAFRRPGRFDRIIFVQPPDEDARKQILDIHLKGKPLKDLDTTDVVSKTKEFSGADLKSLVDVVIEDKLTEAMKTGIPAPIVTKDFSSAVKRVVPSTKEWFTVARNYALYANESGLYDEILDYLKIKK, from the coding sequence ATGAGTTCTGAAGCCATCAAAAACCTGAAAGAAGCCCTCTCGGTTTCACCCGATAACGTTCCCCTGCGTTTATACCTCGCACAAATATTAATGAGTAGCGCTAATTTTGCTGACGCAGAAAAAGAATACAAATTGGTACTCGACTATTCTAAAGGAAACTTAGAAGCAAAATGCGGGCTCTGCAAGGCTTGTTACAACCAGGGAAATTACGCGGTTGCAGAAGTGCTTCTTGAAGAACTATGCGCTATGCCATCTATTGCTGCCGAATACCATCTTTTGTTTGCGAAAGTACTTTTAAAAGACGGTCAACATTCGCAAGCGCAGGAGCAATACCAGCAAGCCCTTGCAAAAGATAATACACTTTCTGATAAGGAATTAGATGCCGTTTTTCGCAGTCCCGCTGCGCAAATGCAAAGCTCCGAAGAAAACGAAGAACAAGAACAATTCAGTGATAAGCTAACTATAGAACGACCTTCTACAAAATTTGAAGACATTGGCGGCATGAATAAGGTGAAGGAAGAGATCCGCTTAAAAATCATTCACCCCATTACACATTCTGAACTTTATAAAGCCTACGGTAAAAAAACCGGTGGAGGCATTTTATTGTACGGACCGCCGGGTTGCGGAAAGACACACATAGCAAGGGCTACAGCGGGAGAAGTGAACGCCAAATTTATCAGTGTTGGCATTAACGACATTCTTGATATGTGGATGGGTAACAGTGAAAAAAACCTTCACAAACTATTTGAGCTGGCAAGAAAAAATACCCCCTGCGTTTTATTTTTTGATGAAGTAGATGCCTTAGGCGCGAATCGTTCTGACATGAAAAATTCTACTGGCAGACATTTAATTAATCAATTTTTAAGCGAGATGGACGGACTCGACGCATCCAACGAAGGGGTTCTCATTCTCGCTGCTACCAATGCTCCCTGGCATTTAGATCCGGCATTCAGAAGACCGGGCCGCTTTGACCGCATTATTTTTGTGCAACCACCCGATGAAGATGCACGCAAACAAATTTTAGATATTCATTTAAAAGGCAAACCCTTAAAAGACCTTGATACAACAGATGTGGTTTCGAAAACCAAAGAATTTTCGGGCGCAGATCTTAAATCACTGGTTGATGTGGTAATTGAAGATAAGCTCACAGAAGCCATGAAAACCGGCATTCCCGCTCCTATTGTGACCAAAGATTTTTCTTCCGCTGTAAAACGTGTTGTTCCCTCTACCAAAGAATGGTTTACTGTAGCGCGCAATTATGCCTTGTATGCCAATGAGTCGGGGCTCTACGACGAAATTTTAGACTATCTGAAAATAAAAAAATAG
- a CDS encoding phosphonate ABC transporter ATP-binding protein has translation MIELKNIYKYVNSGGNKTFLLRDINLTINEGEFVSIMGPSGSGKSTLLNVIGMLDTFDEGEYKFLDKSVKELKEKYRSQLYKDHIGFVFQAYHLIDELTVAENIETPLLYRDMKSSERKAAVSDMLDRFNIVGKKDLFPTQLSGGQQQIVGIARALIDNPKLLLADEPTGNLNSKQGEEIMELFSKLNKESNVTIIQVTHSEKNAAYGSRIINLLDGRIEKETD, from the coding sequence ATGATAGAATTAAAAAACATCTACAAGTATGTAAACAGCGGTGGAAATAAAACATTTTTATTGCGAGACATTAATTTAACTATAAACGAAGGAGAGTTTGTTTCCATCATGGGCCCATCGGGTTCTGGAAAATCAACTTTGTTAAACGTCATTGGCATGTTGGATACTTTTGACGAAGGGGAATACAAATTCCTGGATAAAAGTGTGAAGGAATTGAAAGAAAAATACCGTTCACAACTCTATAAAGATCACATTGGATTTGTCTTCCAGGCTTACCACTTAATTGATGAACTAACAGTTGCCGAAAATATTGAAACCCCTTTGTTGTATCGCGACATGAAGTCTTCTGAACGCAAAGCCGCCGTATCTGACATGCTCGACCGTTTTAATATTGTCGGAAAAAAAGATCTGTTTCCCACGCAATTATCCGGCGGACAACAACAGATAGTTGGTATTGCCAGAGCCTTGATTGACAATCCTAAATTATTATTGGCCGACGAACCAACAGGAAATCTGAATTCTAAACAGGGCGAAGAAATAATGGAACTCTTCAGCAAACTTAATAAAGAAAGTAATGTGACTATTATCCAGGTAACACACTCCGAAAAAAATGCGGCTTACGGTTCGCGTATTATTAATTTGTTAGACGGAAGGATAGAGAAAGAAACAGACTAA
- a CDS encoding ABC transporter permease, with protein MILNYFKTAYRNLIRHKGYAIINVAGLAIGIAACLLLFLVVRYELSYDKFRPNYDNIYHIYTQDTYSDGIDYTPGIPFPALEALRADLPNIKIGAFCSTFGNQITIGQGSQNKKFVEDHGVYFADPEYFDILQAKWLVGNATVLSQPNAVVLSKSTALKYYNDWKTVVGKTLRLDNAIDFRIAGIIEDAPYNSDFRMNVIGSFITIKNAKMYNYQDDWGSTTSNFQIYMLFPENVTEDAIEKQLVGLSKKYYKNEGKNLRLNLLRPLKEIHYDTNIGNTGTHVMARSTLTTLSLIGFLIILMACINFINLSTAQAVGRSKEVGIRKVLGSNRHQLFWQMIVETKFIVLIAALISLVLAWLALPYIKHVVSIEEDLSLFNLQTFLFFILSIILVTLLAGIYPSFILSGFTPIIALRNKITSATVGGISLRRTLVVIQFAISQVLIIGVIVAISQMNYVRNADLGFNKDALLLLGGNTDSTTLKNQPAFKEALAKIPGVTEISFASDMPSSDSNQGTNFAVDHKPDENFTLYLKFGDEDYFKTFGLQFLAGKAYAKSDTISTVVVNETLLRKLNIASPEQALGKDLRIGGGKWKSICGVVKDFKTNSLREEVKPIMISSKRNRYQLTCIKLQTQNMLKTQREIQDTWDKFFPDYVYDGSFMDETIENFYQQESQMALLYKIFAGLAIFISCLGLYGLISFMVVQKTKEVGIRKVLGASIPSILILFSKEFAVLIGVAFVIAAPLAWLVMSKWLNNFVYHIQMNAGIYVVAMLTSLCVAFLAVSYKAIKAAIVNPVKSLRSE; from the coding sequence ATGATTCTCAATTATTTTAAAACCGCTTACCGAAATCTAATCCGCCACAAAGGCTATGCAATTATTAATGTGGCCGGCCTCGCTATTGGCATCGCTGCCTGTCTCCTGTTATTTCTAGTGGTGCGTTATGAATTGAGCTACGATAAGTTCAGACCGAATTACGATAACATCTATCATATTTATACGCAGGACACTTATTCAGATGGCATTGATTATACTCCGGGAATTCCATTTCCTGCCCTTGAAGCATTGCGTGCAGATCTCCCGAATATTAAAATCGGCGCGTTTTGCAGTACTTTTGGAAACCAGATCACAATAGGACAAGGCTCGCAAAACAAAAAATTTGTAGAAGATCACGGCGTATACTTTGCTGATCCAGAGTATTTTGATATCCTCCAGGCGAAATGGTTAGTGGGAAATGCTACAGTACTGTCTCAGCCAAATGCAGTGGTACTAAGTAAAAGTACTGCATTGAAATATTATAACGACTGGAAAACAGTTGTAGGAAAAACTCTAAGACTTGATAATGCCATAGATTTTCGGATAGCCGGTATAATTGAAGATGCACCCTACAACTCAGATTTTCGCATGAATGTGATTGGCTCGTTTATCACGATAAAGAATGCCAAAATGTACAACTACCAGGATGATTGGGGTTCCACTACAAGCAACTTTCAGATCTACATGCTTTTCCCGGAAAATGTTACCGAAGACGCCATTGAAAAACAATTGGTCGGGCTTTCAAAAAAATACTATAAGAACGAAGGCAAAAATCTAAGGCTAAACTTACTTCGCCCCTTAAAAGAAATTCATTACGATACGAACATCGGCAATACTGGAACACACGTTATGGCGCGCAGCACTCTTACCACCTTATCTTTAATTGGCTTTCTGATCATCCTGATGGCTTGCATCAATTTTATAAATCTCTCAACGGCACAAGCAGTGGGAAGGTCTAAGGAGGTTGGCATCCGTAAAGTTCTTGGAAGTAACCGTCATCAATTGTTCTGGCAAATGATCGTAGAAACTAAATTTATTGTTCTTATTGCGGCTCTAATTTCTCTCGTCCTGGCATGGCTGGCACTTCCCTACATCAAGCACGTTGTTTCGATTGAAGAAGACTTAAGCCTGTTTAATTTACAAACCTTCCTCTTTTTTATCCTATCCATAATTTTAGTTACCCTGCTTGCGGGAATTTATCCTTCATTTATCCTATCAGGATTTACGCCTATCATCGCCCTTAGAAATAAAATTACCTCCGCAACAGTTGGTGGAATTTCTTTACGCAGAACATTAGTGGTAATTCAGTTCGCTATTTCACAGGTACTGATAATTGGTGTTATAGTAGCTATTTCCCAGATGAATTATGTGCGTAACGCTGATCTTGGTTTTAATAAAGATGCCCTTTTATTATTGGGGGGGAACACAGATAGTACAACACTAAAAAATCAGCCTGCATTTAAAGAAGCACTTGCAAAAATTCCAGGAGTAACAGAAATCTCCTTCGCCAGCGACATGCCTTCTTCGGATAGTAATCAGGGAACGAATTTTGCCGTAGATCATAAACCCGACGAAAATTTTACTTTGTATTTAAAATTTGGCGATGAAGATTATTTTAAAACTTTTGGCTTACAATTCCTCGCAGGGAAAGCCTACGCTAAGAGCGACACAATAAGTACCGTAGTTGTGAACGAAACCCTTCTTAGAAAATTAAACATCGCATCGCCCGAACAAGCCCTGGGAAAAGACCTAAGAATAGGCGGTGGAAAATGGAAATCGATTTGTGGCGTGGTTAAAGATTTTAAAACAAATTCTTTACGTGAAGAAGTAAAACCAATTATGATCTCTTCAAAAAGAAATCGTTACCAGCTTACCTGTATAAAACTGCAAACACAAAATATGTTGAAAACGCAAAGAGAAATTCAGGATACCTGGGATAAATTCTTTCCAGACTATGTGTACGACGGCTCCTTTATGGACGAAACCATTGAAAATTTTTACCAGCAGGAATCGCAAATGGCACTGCTCTATAAGATCTTCGCAGGCTTAGCGATTTTTATTTCCTGCCTGGGTTTGTATGGCTTGATTTCTTTTATGGTGGTTCAAAAAACAAAAGAAGTGGGAATAAGAAAAGTGCTGGGAGCAAGTATACCCAGTATTCTGATTCTTTTCTCTAAAGAATTTGCCGTTTTAATTGGTGTAGCATTTGTAATAGCAGCCCCACTGGCCTGGTTAGTAATGAGTAAATGGCTCAATAATTTTGTTTACCACATTCAAATGAACGCCGGCATATATGTGGTTGCCATGCTAACTTCCTTGTGCGTTGCCTTCTTAGCCGTGAGTTATAAGGCTATTAAAGCTGCGATTGTAAATCCGGTGAAGAGTTTAAGATCTGAATAA
- a CDS encoding antibiotic ABC transporter permease has translation MLKNYIITALRNLWRNKFFSFINIFGLSLGIACCMLIFLYAKDETSFDRFHKKGEQIYHLTLDMIDSKGEVSYTSSTGMMPGPTFKKNIPEIEDFVRIQFASCDIQKNKDVLWQDALWVDENFLSVFTFPVLFGNAINPLKDLHSVVISEDLAKKYFGKSDVVGKTLHMNADTAFSDFTVTAVLKNSPINSSIKAQMLLPIKLHQLYENDTEWMNSFLNTFVVLKPGSDLKIVAAKCNSIYQSEAAIQIKEMREKYEFDDKYVYHLQALSDMHLDTNYVSGNGLSDGSNPVYSYILVGIAAFILLIACINFVNLTVARSLKRAKEIGIRKVVGSQRKQLILQFLGESFVMSLFSFVFAILLVVLVLPFFNSVSGKELSFSYLFDIELILGYSLLFLLTGFLAGSYPALVLSGFNPVETLYGKLRFSGKNYLSKSLVVLQFTLASFFIIATLAIYSQFNFMIHYDLGYEKENIISVLTGNMTAFKLQSVKNELQKEPAIQRVSGRQGGERYTLAHVNGTVNLGFKMDKIDEESFSLLKIPVVMGRNFSKEFPSDSIGSAMVNEKFVKEAGWKNPIGEIVDFHYSNKKYSVIGVVKNFQNGPLSQELKSQFFTMDPQMHYNLLYVKINPAGRTAALRHIEKTIKTMFPATPYQYSFLDDTIYKQYESEEKWKKIVAFSALLTIFISCIGLFGMAALSAERRAKEMGIRKVLGASARSIIQNLSSDFLKLIFIAACISVPAAWWAINKWLELYAYRMSLKPALFVLPICLIVLLALITVSYQSIRAALSNPVTSLRSE, from the coding sequence ATGTTAAAGAACTATATCATAACGGCACTTCGCAATCTCTGGAGGAACAAATTTTTTTCCTTTATAAATATTTTTGGTCTTAGCCTTGGCATTGCCTGCTGCATGCTTATTTTTTTATACGCGAAAGACGAAACCAGCTTCGACAGATTTCATAAAAAGGGAGAACAGATTTATCATCTCACCCTGGATATGATCGACTCAAAAGGCGAAGTGAGCTATACTTCCAGCACAGGCATGATGCCGGGCCCCACTTTTAAAAAAAATATCCCTGAAATAGAAGATTTTGTGAGAATTCAATTTGCCTCCTGCGACATTCAGAAAAATAAAGATGTCCTCTGGCAAGACGCTTTATGGGTTGACGAAAATTTTCTTTCAGTTTTCACTTTCCCGGTTTTATTTGGCAATGCGATTAATCCCTTAAAGGATCTCCACTCTGTGGTTATCTCAGAAGATCTGGCAAAGAAATATTTCGGGAAATCAGATGTTGTCGGGAAAACCTTACATATGAATGCAGATACCGCCTTTTCAGATTTTACGGTAACTGCAGTTCTTAAAAATTCTCCCATAAACTCTTCCATAAAAGCGCAAATGCTTTTACCTATCAAGTTACACCAGCTTTACGAAAATGATACAGAATGGATGAATTCTTTTCTGAACACCTTTGTAGTTTTAAAACCAGGATCTGATTTAAAAATAGTAGCTGCAAAATGTAACAGCATTTATCAAAGCGAAGCTGCGATCCAGATAAAAGAAATGCGTGAAAAATACGAATTCGACGACAAATATGTTTATCATCTTCAAGCACTTAGTGATATGCATCTGGATACAAATTACGTTTCAGGCAATGGACTTTCTGATGGCAGCAACCCCGTTTATTCCTACATACTTGTTGGTATTGCCGCATTTATCCTGCTGATAGCCTGCATTAATTTTGTGAATCTCACAGTAGCGCGTTCTTTAAAAAGAGCAAAAGAAATTGGCATTCGTAAAGTTGTAGGAAGTCAGCGAAAACAGTTGATCCTTCAGTTTCTTGGTGAATCTTTCGTGATGAGCTTATTTTCTTTTGTCTTTGCCATTCTTTTGGTTGTTTTAGTACTTCCATTTTTTAATTCTGTTTCCGGCAAAGAACTTTCTTTCTCTTACCTCTTCGATATCGAACTCATTTTAGGGTATAGTCTTTTATTTTTACTTACTGGTTTTCTTGCCGGTTCCTATCCCGCACTGGTTCTCTCGGGCTTCAATCCTGTAGAAACGCTTTACGGAAAATTACGCTTTTCAGGTAAAAATTACCTGTCGAAAAGTTTAGTTGTTCTGCAATTTACTTTAGCAAGTTTTTTTATTATCGCAACACTTGCTATTTATTCTCAATTCAATTTTATGATTCACTACGATCTTGGATACGAAAAAGAAAATATCATCTCTGTACTAACGGGCAATATGACTGCTTTTAAATTACAAAGTGTAAAAAACGAACTACAAAAAGAACCCGCAATTCAAAGGGTTTCAGGTCGACAAGGTGGCGAGCGTTATACCTTGGCGCATGTTAATGGAACAGTTAACCTGGGATTCAAGATGGACAAAATTGATGAAGAGAGTTTTTCCCTGTTAAAGATACCGGTTGTTATGGGGCGAAACTTTTCTAAAGAATTTCCTTCCGACTCCATCGGTTCAGCAATGGTAAATGAAAAATTTGTAAAGGAAGCCGGATGGAAAAATCCAATAGGTGAAATTGTTGATTTTCATTACAGCAATAAAAAATATAGCGTGATAGGCGTTGTTAAAAACTTTCAAAATGGTCCGCTTTCACAGGAATTGAAATCACAATTCTTTACAATGGACCCGCAAATGCACTATAACTTGCTGTATGTAAAAATAAACCCAGCCGGCAGAACTGCAGCTTTGCGACATATTGAGAAGACAATTAAGACCATGTTTCCCGCCACTCCCTACCAGTATAGCTTTCTCGATGATACAATTTATAAACAGTATGAAAGCGAAGAAAAATGGAAAAAAATTGTAGCCTTTTCCGCATTGCTTACCATTTTCATTTCCTGTATCGGACTCTTTGGCATGGCTGCATTGTCTGCCGAGAGACGGGCGAAAGAAATGGGTATAAGAAAAGTTCTGGGAGCTTCGGCAAGATCAATAATACAAAATCTATCTTCAGACTTTTTAAAATTAATTTTTATTGCAGCCTGCATCTCTGTTCCTGCGGCCTGGTGGGCTATAAACAAATGGCTGGAACTCTATGCCTACCGTATGTCCTTAAAACCCGCACTGTTTGTTTTACCCATTTGCCTTATTGTATTGCTCGCTTTAATAACCGTTAGCTACCAGTCCATTCGTGCTGCCCTGTCAAATCCAGTTACTAGTTTAAGATCCGAATAA
- a CDS encoding ABC transporter permease, whose protein sequence is MFQNYIKLALRNLWKSKSFSAINIVGLSLGMAVCITILLFVQYEKNFDGMHTKNIYRLNELQSPEGMAAPQKVALSMCPMGPALKADFPEVKNYARLVSFEMAGLANNEKKVFLDNVFWTDASFFDLFDFKLLKGDRKSALANENSVVLTEESAEKLFGKEDPIGKSLSTHNMRDTIHFTVTGILQDIPENSHLQFDGLYSLTTIVKPASESDSWGGNWMITYLELSDNADIKKLESRFPAFLTKYMNKEITKELSLFLQPVKNLHATSSDITHDYFNYQKFDRSYTNLFSVIAVIVLLIACINFINLSTARSASRAKEVGVRKSIGAHRQQLVFQFLSESMLLAFTSMLLATILVTLFLPYLNLLTEHDMQFLPWKSPLMFFELLLATVIVGILAGLYPAFYLSSFKPVFVLKGVFQSKNKSYMRNSLVIGQFASATFLIIATVFVIRQLNFMRSKELGFNKDQVITISGAYGGFTRLKAALEAGPLVKGVSGSSQSLGNNLHQSSFKYKGDGPARDLSSSSIIVDEDFISLYEIKMIAGKNFTEHGNGKEFIINKSLAKELLKDKPNSSYESLIGDTFMVDFQDTGNDSVSTIVGIVEDFNFNSLHTKVETLALVNYRTRGFHDISVKIDAAKVREAIAFVESTYKKNISSYPFSYIFLDEHFATLYKNDMKVSRVVAGLGILAVIIACLGLLGLALHSAETRTKEIGVRKVLGASVTNIVQLLSKDFVKLVLIANLIAWPLAWWIMSLWLRNYAYHINLSWWVFVLAGIISLAIAVLSVSSQTFRAASANPAKSLRTE, encoded by the coding sequence ATGTTTCAGAATTATATAAAGCTCGCCTTAAGAAATTTATGGAAGAGTAAATCTTTCTCAGCGATCAATATAGTTGGACTGTCATTAGGCATGGCGGTGTGTATAACCATTTTACTTTTTGTGCAGTATGAAAAGAATTTCGATGGCATGCATACTAAAAACATTTACAGACTCAATGAGTTGCAGAGTCCGGAAGGCATGGCTGCGCCTCAAAAAGTAGCCCTCTCCATGTGTCCCATGGGACCAGCATTAAAGGCAGATTTCCCTGAAGTAAAAAATTATGCCCGCCTCGTGTCTTTTGAAATGGCCGGACTTGCCAACAACGAAAAAAAAGTTTTTCTTGACAATGTATTCTGGACAGATGCTTCCTTTTTTGACTTATTCGATTTCAAATTACTAAAGGGTGATAGAAAATCAGCACTCGCAAATGAGAACAGTGTTGTATTAACGGAAGAAAGTGCAGAGAAATTATTCGGGAAAGAAGACCCTATAGGTAAATCCCTTTCAACCCACAATATGCGCGATACCATCCATTTTACTGTAACTGGCATCCTGCAGGATATTCCTGAAAATTCGCATTTACAATTTGATGGATTATATTCTCTTACAACAATTGTGAAGCCCGCTAGTGAAAGTGATAGCTGGGGAGGCAATTGGATGATCACCTATCTTGAACTTTCCGACAACGCAGATATCAAAAAGCTTGAATCCCGCTTCCCGGCATTTCTCACAAAATACATGAATAAAGAAATTACTAAAGAGCTTTCACTGTTTTTACAACCCGTTAAAAATCTCCACGCAACCTCTTCCGACATTACACACGATTATTTTAATTATCAAAAATTTGACCGAAGTTATACTAACCTCTTCAGTGTTATAGCTGTAATAGTCTTGTTAATTGCCTGTATTAATTTTATAAATCTTTCTACTGCTCGTTCAGCCAGCAGGGCGAAAGAAGTAGGGGTACGAAAATCCATAGGCGCACACCGCCAACAATTAGTTTTTCAGTTCCTGAGTGAGTCTATGCTATTAGCATTTACCTCCATGCTTTTAGCTACCATTCTTGTAACACTCTTCCTGCCGTATTTGAATTTATTAACTGAACACGATATGCAATTTTTACCATGGAAATCTCCCCTGATGTTTTTTGAATTACTCCTCGCAACAGTAATCGTAGGTATACTCGCCGGGCTTTATCCTGCTTTCTATCTCTCGTCCTTCAAACCTGTTTTTGTTTTAAAGGGTGTCTTTCAAAGCAAAAACAAAAGTTATATGAGAAACTCCCTTGTGATTGGTCAATTTGCCAGCGCCACATTCCTGATCATTGCAACAGTTTTTGTAATTCGCCAGTTAAATTTTATGCGTAGCAAAGAGCTTGGATTTAATAAAGATCAGGTTATAACTATTTCTGGAGCTTATGGCGGTTTTACACGATTAAAGGCTGCGCTAGAGGCGGGCCCATTGGTAAAAGGTGTTAGCGGATCATCTCAAAGTCTGGGAAATAATTTGCATCAAAGTAGTTTCAAATATAAAGGAGACGGTCCGGCACGCGATCTGTCTTCTTCGAGCATCATAGTAGACGAAGACTTTATCTCGCTGTATGAAATAAAAATGATTGCCGGGAAAAATTTCACAGAACATGGAAACGGCAAGGAATTCATTATTAATAAATCACTGGCAAAAGAACTATTAAAAGACAAGCCAAACTCATCTTACGAATCCTTAATCGGTGATACATTCATGGTAGATTTTCAGGATACCGGCAATGATTCGGTTAGCACCATAGTAGGTATAGTAGAAGACTTTAATTTTAACTCTTTGCATACCAAAGTTGAAACACTTGCTTTAGTTAACTACAGAACGCGGGGCTTCCACGACATTTCCGTAAAAATCGACGCTGCCAAAGTCAGAGAAGCTATTGCTTTTGTAGAATCTACGTACAAAAAGAATATAAGTTCCTATCCTTTTAGCTATATTTTTCTCGATGAACATTTTGCTACGCTTTATAAAAATGATATGAAGGTGAGCAGAGTAGTTGCAGGTCTGGGAATTCTCGCTGTCATAATTGCCTGCCTGGGCTTATTGGGTCTTGCCTTACATTCTGCTGAGACGCGTACTAAGGAAATTGGTGTGCGCAAAGTTCTTGGTGCCTCGGTAACAAATATTGTTCAGTTGCTTTCAAAAGATTTTGTAAAACTTGTTTTAATTGCTAATCTCATAGCCTGGCCGCTTGCCTGGTGGATTATGAGTCTTTGGTTACGCAACTATGCTTACCATATTAATCTCTCCTGGTGGGTATTCGTTCTGGCAGGAATTATTTCTTTAGCGATAGCCGTTTTATCAGTAAGCTCACAAACTTTTAGAGCGGCCAGCGCAAATCCAGCTAAAAGTTTACGAACCGAATAG